One Nocardia iowensis DNA window includes the following coding sequences:
- a CDS encoding MFS transporter: MTDVEATRATPAAPAVGSRRAWLGLAVLLLPVLLVSMDISVLFLAMPTLTLDLDPSAAQQLWILDIYGFLIAGLLITMGNLGDRIGRRNILLAGAAIFGIASIVAAFAPSPAVLIIARALMGVGGATLLPSSLALISTLFPDARERAAAIGVWTAFFAGGSAVGPIIGGVLLHHFWWGSVFLINIPVLLILLAFGPFVLPEHRAGVHGPLDLPSVALSIGGILPLVYGIKHAAAEGIDAESIIIALIGVVLLTVFVRRQRQLAEPLLDLRLFTRAGFSVAIGSSLVGMMSLAALSYLTSIYLQSVTGRDPLAAAVLGIPMAVAVFIFSMSGARVGHRFGARNTFVFALTASAVGNLMLFGVGVHSGLWWYLVGSTIAGVGYGLAFTLVSDVAVSSVPPERAGSAVGISETSFELGNALGLALLGSLAALVFRSGGDYASTLGETIQQADGNAAVIESARESFVSGMHIATAVGATVLIAMAMIARFASPRHIQVNPGAGH, translated from the coding sequence ATGACAGACGTTGAGGCCACGCGGGCCACACCGGCGGCGCCCGCTGTCGGCTCGCGCCGTGCCTGGCTCGGCCTTGCGGTGCTGCTGCTCCCGGTGCTGCTGGTGTCGATGGACATCTCGGTGCTGTTCCTGGCGATGCCGACGCTCACCCTCGACCTCGATCCGTCGGCCGCGCAGCAGCTGTGGATCCTCGACATCTACGGTTTCCTGATCGCCGGCCTGCTGATCACCATGGGCAACCTCGGTGACCGGATCGGTCGGCGCAACATCCTGCTCGCCGGCGCCGCGATCTTCGGCATCGCGTCGATTGTCGCCGCCTTCGCGCCGAGCCCCGCGGTGCTCATCATCGCGCGTGCGCTGATGGGCGTCGGCGGTGCGACCCTGTTGCCGTCCAGCCTCGCGTTGATCTCCACCCTGTTCCCCGACGCCCGCGAACGGGCCGCCGCCATCGGCGTGTGGACCGCGTTCTTCGCCGGCGGCTCGGCGGTCGGCCCGATCATCGGTGGCGTCCTGCTGCACCACTTCTGGTGGGGCTCGGTGTTTCTCATCAACATCCCGGTGCTGCTGATCCTGCTCGCCTTCGGTCCGTTCGTGCTGCCCGAGCACCGGGCCGGCGTGCACGGACCGCTGGATCTGCCGAGCGTCGCGCTGTCCATCGGCGGCATCCTGCCGCTGGTGTACGGGATCAAACACGCCGCGGCCGAAGGGATCGACGCCGAGTCGATCATCATCGCGCTGATCGGTGTGGTGCTGCTGACCGTCTTCGTGCGCAGGCAGCGCCAGCTCGCCGAGCCGCTGCTCGATCTGCGGCTGTTCACCCGCGCCGGATTCTCGGTGGCCATCGGGTCCAGCCTCGTCGGCATGATGTCGCTGGCGGCGCTGAGCTACCTGACCAGCATCTACTTGCAGTCGGTCACCGGACGCGATCCGCTCGCCGCGGCGGTGCTCGGCATTCCGATGGCGGTCGCGGTGTTCATCTTCTCGATGAGCGGCGCGCGAGTCGGTCACCGCTTCGGGGCGCGCAACACCTTTGTCTTCGCGTTGACCGCTTCGGCCGTCGGCAATCTCATGTTGTTCGGGGTGGGCGTGCACAGTGGGCTCTGGTGGTACCTGGTCGGGTCCACCATCGCCGGAGTCGGTTACGGCCTGGCCTTCACGCTGGTGTCGGATGTCGCGGTGTCCTCGGTGCCGCCGGAGCGCGCCGGTTCGGCGGTCGGTATCTCGGAGACCAGCTTCGAGCTCGGCAACGCGCTCGGCCTTGCATTGCTGGGATCGCTTGCCGCACTGGTCTTCCGGTCCGGCGGCGACTACGCGTCGACGCTGGGGGAGACCATCCAGCAGGCCGACGGGAACGCGGCGGTGATCGAGTCGGCGCGCGAATCCTTCGTCTCGGGCATGCATATCGCGACCGCGGTCGGTGCCACAGTGCTGATCGCGATGGCGATGATCGCGCGATTCGCCTCGCCTCGGCACATTCAGGTGAACCCGGGCGCCGGTCACTAG
- a CDS encoding urease accessory protein UreD — MRTDLRIVATAAALPEIHASGGLSARRTGPHAVHLIGTAATPLGGDELDISIVVGPGARLVVRSVAATLALPSVRTPLSRAHWRFQVDSGGELDFDPEPTIVAGGAHHHTITSILLAADARLRLRERVQIGRSGEDSGGWRGDLIADVAATPLLRHRLELGAGTAVDDALAAPRALESELLYPDDRPVDTTGLTETRLPLAAGGTLLTRTSSLLVAAH, encoded by the coding sequence TTGCGCACTGACCTACGGATCGTCGCGACCGCCGCCGCGCTGCCCGAGATCCACGCGAGCGGCGGGCTGTCGGCCCGCCGCACCGGCCCGCACGCGGTGCACCTGATCGGCACGGCCGCGACCCCGCTGGGCGGGGACGAACTCGACATCAGCATCGTGGTCGGTCCCGGTGCGCGGCTGGTGGTCCGTTCGGTCGCGGCCACCCTCGCGTTGCCGAGTGTGCGGACGCCATTGTCCAGGGCGCACTGGCGGTTCCAGGTCGACAGCGGAGGAGAGCTCGACTTCGACCCGGAACCGACGATCGTGGCGGGCGGCGCACACCATCACACGATCACCTCGATCCTGCTGGCCGCGGACGCTCGACTGCGGCTGCGGGAACGCGTGCAAATCGGACGTTCCGGCGAGGACAGCGGCGGCTGGCGTGGGGACTTGATCGCCGATGTCGCCGCAACCCCGTTGCTGCGGCATCGTCTGGAGTTGGGTGCGGGCACCGCCGTGGACGACGCGCTCGCGGCCCCGCGAGCGTTGGAGAGCGAACTGCTCTACCCGGACGATCGCCCGGTGGACACGACCGGCCTGACCGAGACGCGCTTGCCACTGGCAGCAGGGGGAACCTTGCTCACCCGGACGAGCTCACTGCTCGTCGCTGCCCATTGA
- a CDS encoding SDR family NAD(P)-dependent oxidoreductase: MNQPPAQSNGRPIAERVATRLLYPTSRPREKTLREAVDGKVVLVTGASHGIGKASARKLGAAGAIVLLVARSAEDLHQVAVEIEADGGTAHVYPTDLTDMDAVERLGRQLLAEHGHLDVVINNAGKSIRRSISKSYDRFHDFTRTIDINYLGPVRLLLTLLPDMRERKQGHIVNISTWGVLMPPAPQWAAYGASKSAFDVWLRSVAAEVSGDGVTTTSIYMPLVHTRMSAPTDFSRVPGLTVDEASDLVCHAVTAKPREIAPWWSAPVQAWTDLTRNQVQRFFERAFRR; encoded by the coding sequence GTGAACCAACCTCCGGCGCAGAGCAATGGGCGGCCGATCGCCGAACGAGTGGCGACCCGACTGCTGTATCCGACCTCACGTCCGCGCGAAAAGACGCTGCGCGAGGCCGTGGACGGCAAGGTCGTCCTGGTCACCGGCGCATCGCACGGCATCGGCAAGGCCAGCGCCCGCAAGCTCGGCGCGGCGGGTGCGATCGTGCTGCTCGTCGCCCGCTCCGCCGAAGACCTGCACCAGGTCGCCGTCGAGATCGAGGCCGACGGTGGCACCGCGCACGTCTATCCCACCGACCTCACCGACATGGACGCCGTCGAACGGCTCGGTCGGCAACTCCTGGCGGAGCACGGCCACCTCGATGTGGTGATCAACAACGCGGGCAAGTCGATTCGCCGTTCGATCAGCAAGTCCTACGACCGCTTCCACGATTTCACCCGCACCATCGACATCAACTATCTCGGCCCCGTGCGCCTGTTGCTCACCCTGCTGCCGGATATGCGCGAACGCAAACAGGGCCACATCGTCAACATCTCGACCTGGGGTGTGCTCATGCCGCCCGCCCCGCAGTGGGCTGCCTACGGCGCGTCGAAGTCGGCCTTCGACGTCTGGCTACGCAGCGTCGCCGCGGAGGTCTCCGGCGACGGTGTCACCACCACCTCCATCTACATGCCGCTGGTGCACACCAGAATGAGCGCGCCCACCGACTTCAGTCGCGTCCCCGGCCTCACCGTCGACGAAGCCTCGGATCTGGTCTGCCACGCGGTGACCGCCAAGCCCCGCGAAATCGCACCATGGTGGTCGGCCCCCGTCCAAGCCTGGACCGACCTCACCCGCAACCAGGTCCAGCGCTTCTTCGAACGCGCCTTCCGCCGCTGA
- a CDS encoding urease accessory protein UreF — MGEIGPTSLATLFALADSRLPIGGHVHSGGVEEAVASGLVRDVATVELYLRRRIRTSGLVAASLAAAVCAGALEPALAEAEADARTPAPAARTASRAQGRGLLRLAKQLWPHDDWSPLGTRPHLSTVFGMVGAACAVTPQEIAGVVVYTTLTGAATAAQRLLALDPAAIAGCTVRLADLCDRTAAEAADGLACLSDPLQDVLAQRHLRRDMPLFAS; from the coding sequence GTGGGTGAAATCGGTCCGACGAGTCTGGCGACGCTGTTCGCGCTGGCGGATTCGCGGTTGCCGATCGGCGGGCACGTGCACTCCGGTGGGGTGGAGGAGGCGGTGGCGTCCGGTCTGGTGCGCGATGTCGCGACGGTCGAGCTGTACCTGCGCCGCCGGATCCGGACCTCGGGACTGGTCGCGGCCTCGCTGGCCGCCGCGGTGTGCGCGGGCGCGCTGGAACCGGCGCTGGCCGAGGCCGAGGCGGACGCGCGGACACCGGCGCCCGCCGCGCGGACGGCGTCGCGGGCGCAGGGCCGTGGCCTGCTGCGACTGGCCAAACAGCTGTGGCCACACGATGATTGGTCGCCGCTGGGCACCCGGCCGCACCTGTCGACGGTCTTCGGCATGGTCGGCGCCGCCTGTGCGGTGACGCCGCAGGAGATCGCGGGCGTGGTCGTCTACACCACCCTGACCGGCGCCGCCACCGCCGCCCAACGGCTGCTCGCGCTGGACCCGGCCGCCATCGCCGGATGCACCGTCCGCCTCGCCGACCTCTGCGACCGCACCGCGGCCGAGGCGGCCGACGGTCTGGCCTGCCTGTCCGACCCGTTGCAAGACGTCCTCGCCCAGCGCCATCTGCGCCGCGATATGCCCCTGTTCGCCAGCTGA
- a CDS encoding O-methyltransferase yields the protein MTTAEWADVDRYIVDTLVQDEETAAALAANAAAELPAIDVSPPQGKFLYLLARTARVRRVLEIGTLGGYSTIWLARAVGEKGQVVTLEFEPKHAEVARGNLDSAGVGDRVEIRVGAALDTLPVLAGESPDPFDLVFIDADKVNNPNYVQWALRLTRPGSVIIVDNIVRNGGLADATSDDPAITASRAVLELLAAEPTLDATVLQTVGNKGWDGFAYAVVNGDPTD from the coding sequence ATGACAACAGCTGAATGGGCCGACGTGGACCGCTACATCGTGGACACGCTGGTGCAGGACGAGGAGACGGCGGCAGCGCTGGCGGCGAACGCCGCGGCGGAGTTGCCCGCGATCGATGTTTCACCGCCGCAAGGGAAGTTCCTCTATCTGCTCGCGCGGACCGCACGGGTGCGGCGGGTGTTGGAAATCGGCACTCTCGGCGGATACAGCACGATCTGGCTGGCTCGGGCGGTGGGCGAGAAGGGGCAGGTGGTCACCCTCGAATTCGAGCCGAAGCATGCCGAGGTCGCGCGCGGCAACCTCGACAGCGCGGGGGTGGGCGATCGCGTCGAGATCCGGGTCGGCGCGGCCCTCGACACACTGCCGGTGCTGGCCGGGGAAAGCCCCGACCCGTTCGACTTGGTGTTCATCGACGCCGACAAGGTCAACAACCCGAACTACGTCCAGTGGGCGCTGCGCCTCACCCGTCCGGGCTCGGTGATCATCGTCGACAATATCGTCCGCAACGGTGGTCTCGCCGACGCGACTTCCGACGATCCGGCCATCACCGCCAGCCGGGCAGTGCTCGAACTGCTCGCCGCCGAACCCACCCTGGACGCCACCGTCCTGCAGACCGTCGGCAACAAGGGTTGGGACGGCTTCGCCTACGCGGTAGTGAACGGCGACCCGACCGACTGA
- a CDS encoding tetratricopeptide repeat protein, whose protein sequence is MSHPEEPRDGAASTQPGTPRSSIWQGFLGTASVVAYALLFELARNLVVNSFGESTAVEVLAETLRWLSVLVVAVAAMYVGYRFILRYRERVRTARELELIADLVEPGPQVLAPAANPCPLAPSSDDRLNDEMICAVLRDLPVREFETAALLAVLTAALDAPARLPLEQVPPQSTAAVLLADLRHRGIVTLVGGQRYCLRRVPRLPRRAEVIAKPEWRAASTALVHYYADRATRWALALESVRFAAGARLWFEAEEPYLRELVAGCAALGADIPVTMVPDLVRIGDALDGWYARIGMGENESGLAAELCGVHGLENLVLHRDLAWMRAERLGDRPQRYRPRNLSTSLAARWEHRAALRLLAASPTDLPAVAARLAAAWWLLPREDVAGEVCALINLAVVHIHQGRLDAAQDRLELAESLTRTGRDPDGRAHIHETMGIVWWARGEPRRALRCWQQALTGYRTLADDLGTARCLRHLGSAMVVAPEHGGTLLGADPPLTRAEVHRQAGGWLAEAHRLHPAPRYAENYGVEARSALSAGRRWNGVRGFLPRPDGPVVLYRWPLPVRDPAASR, encoded by the coding sequence ATGAGCCATCCCGAGGAGCCGCGCGACGGCGCGGCTTCGACGCAGCCAGGAACGCCGAGATCGTCCATCTGGCAAGGGTTTCTGGGCACGGCGTCGGTGGTGGCCTACGCGCTGCTGTTCGAGCTGGCGCGCAACCTGGTGGTGAACTCGTTCGGCGAGAGCACCGCGGTCGAGGTGCTGGCGGAGACGTTGCGCTGGCTTTCGGTGCTCGTCGTCGCGGTGGCGGCGATGTATGTCGGGTACCGGTTCATCCTCCGGTATCGCGAAAGGGTCCGGACCGCAAGGGAACTCGAGCTGATCGCCGACCTCGTCGAGCCGGGCCCCCAGGTGCTCGCCCCGGCGGCGAACCCGTGTCCCCTGGCGCCGAGCAGTGATGATCGACTGAATGACGAGATGATCTGCGCGGTGTTGCGGGATCTGCCGGTACGCGAATTCGAAACGGCCGCGCTGCTCGCCGTCTTGACCGCCGCGCTCGACGCGCCGGCCCGGCTGCCGCTGGAGCAGGTTCCGCCGCAATCCACCGCGGCCGTGCTGCTCGCCGACTTGCGGCACCGGGGGATTGTGACTTTGGTTGGCGGGCAACGCTATTGCCTGCGCCGGGTGCCCAGGTTGCCGCGTCGCGCGGAGGTGATCGCGAAGCCCGAATGGCGGGCGGCGTCGACCGCGCTGGTGCACTACTACGCCGACCGTGCCACCCGCTGGGCGCTCGCGCTGGAATCGGTGCGCTTCGCCGCGGGCGCGCGGCTCTGGTTCGAGGCCGAGGAGCCGTATCTGCGCGAACTCGTCGCGGGCTGCGCGGCGCTCGGCGCGGACATCCCGGTCACTATGGTGCCGGATCTGGTGCGGATCGGTGATGCGCTGGACGGGTGGTACGCCCGAATCGGAATGGGGGAGAACGAGTCCGGCCTGGCCGCCGAGCTGTGCGGCGTGCACGGACTGGAAAACCTTGTGCTGCATCGGGATCTGGCATGGATGCGGGCGGAACGGTTGGGTGACCGGCCGCAGCGCTATCGGCCCCGCAATCTGTCCACCAGTCTGGCCGCCCGCTGGGAACACCGTGCGGCGCTGCGTCTGCTGGCCGCATCGCCCACCGATCTGCCCGCGGTGGCGGCCCGGTTGGCGGCGGCATGGTGGTTGCTGCCCCGCGAGGACGTGGCGGGCGAGGTGTGCGCGCTGATCAATCTCGCCGTCGTGCATATCCACCAGGGCAGGCTGGATGCCGCGCAGGACCGCCTGGAACTGGCCGAATCGTTGACCCGCACCGGTCGGGACCCGGACGGTCGCGCGCACATCCACGAGACCATGGGCATCGTCTGGTGGGCGCGCGGCGAGCCGCGTCGCGCGCTGCGCTGCTGGCAACAGGCGCTCACCGGCTACCGCACATTGGCCGACGACCTCGGCACCGCCCGCTGCCTGCGCCACCTCGGCTCCGCCATGGTCGTCGCCCCTGAACACGGCGGCACCCTGCTCGGCGCCGACCCACCGCTGACCCGCGCCGAGGTGCACCGCCAGGCCGGCGGCTGGCTCGCCGAGGCGCACCGCCTGCACCCCGCGCCCCGCTACGCGGAAAACTATGGGGTCGAAGCTCGTTCGGCGCTGAGTGCGGGCCGTCGCTGGAACGGAGTGCGCGGCTTCCTGCCCCGGCCGGACGGACCTGTCGTGCTCTACCGCTGGCCGCTGCCCGTCCGAGATCCCGCCGCATCGCGCTAA
- the ureG gene encoding urease accessory protein UreG codes for MPPHLIDGEPHDHTHDRPKRERTPGEALRIGIGGPVGSGKTALVAALCRQLRDELSLAVLTNDIYTTEDADFLRRHAVLPDERITAVQTGGCPHTAIRDDITANLDAIDDLIAANPPLDLILVESGGDNLTATFSSGLIDVQIFVVDVAGGDKVPRKGGPGVTFSDLLVVNKTDLAPLVGADLGVMERDAAKVREGRPTALISLTDDPAATPVLAWVREQLRAMAEQDRRTGAESAVAH; via the coding sequence ATGCCCCCGCACCTGATCGACGGTGAACCGCACGACCACACCCACGATCGGCCGAAACGCGAGCGCACACCGGGTGAAGCGCTGCGCATCGGCATCGGCGGGCCGGTCGGTTCCGGCAAAACCGCGCTGGTCGCCGCGCTGTGCCGGCAACTGCGCGACGAACTTTCGCTCGCCGTGCTGACCAACGACATCTACACCACCGAGGACGCCGACTTCCTGCGCAGGCACGCGGTGCTGCCGGACGAGCGGATCACCGCGGTGCAGACCGGTGGCTGCCCGCACACCGCCATCCGCGACGACATCACCGCGAATCTGGACGCCATCGACGATCTGATCGCGGCGAATCCGCCACTGGATCTGATCCTGGTGGAATCCGGCGGTGACAACCTCACCGCGACGTTCTCCTCGGGCCTGATCGACGTGCAGATCTTCGTCGTCGACGTCGCGGGCGGCGACAAGGTGCCGCGCAAAGGCGGTCCCGGCGTGACGTTCTCGGACCTGCTCGTGGTCAACAAGACCGATCTCGCCCCGCTGGTCGGCGCGGATCTCGGGGTGATGGAGCGGGACGCGGCGAAGGTGCGCGAAGGCCGCCCGACCGCGCTGATCTCGCTCACCGACGACCCGGCCGCCACGCCGGTGCTGGCCTGGGTGCGCGAGCAGTTGCGTGCCATGGCGGAGCAGGACCGGCGGACCGGCGCCGAATCCGCTGTTGCGCACTGA
- a CDS encoding DUF6463 family protein codes for MITWSGRILAFLGALHLAVGTLLSSRYIGEWLSFQLWFDGTDVTELRPAVGAFWLGPGSFGLPLLLIGLLVEWMDRRDIVPPAFLALALLAWIGVGAVILEPAPWLVAGVAAVLLLVGTRRSAAAPGAVSVPRAG; via the coding sequence ATGATCACCTGGTCCGGCCGCATCCTCGCCTTCCTCGGCGCCCTCCACCTCGCTGTCGGGACACTGTTGAGCTCGCGCTACATCGGCGAGTGGCTGTCGTTCCAGCTGTGGTTCGACGGCACCGATGTCACCGAACTGCGCCCGGCCGTCGGCGCATTCTGGTTGGGCCCGGGCAGTTTCGGTCTGCCGCTGCTACTCATCGGCCTGCTGGTCGAATGGATGGACCGGCGCGACATCGTGCCGCCCGCCTTCTTGGCCTTGGCGTTGCTCGCCTGGATCGGCGTGGGTGCCGTGATCCTCGAACCGGCCCCGTGGCTGGTGGCGGGGGTCGCCGCCGTCCTGCTCCTGGTCGGCACTCGACGGTCCGCCGCCGCTCCGGGGGCCGTCAGTGTCCCGCGGGCTGGTTAG
- a CDS encoding TetR/AcrR family transcriptional regulator: MTELKLNRAAIIDTAIALADEEGLDALSMRRIADKMGVGAMSLYRHVANKDELLAAMTDEVARRNPYPSAEGQHWTWRDRVRIAAEIDWALYQQHPWVLLTFATPRYSFGPQSLACLAWMVEGFSELNVSTREATTMAFTVWNHISGATLPHISAALMARKGMNPEGDNGLRTMLKGRSQFPVPPALADLEGSGINDLSQEDLLYAGLAALCDGFEARAQQKADLT, from the coding sequence ATGACTGAGCTCAAGCTCAACCGAGCCGCCATCATCGACACCGCGATAGCGCTTGCCGACGAGGAGGGTCTCGATGCGTTGTCGATGCGGCGGATCGCGGACAAGATGGGCGTCGGCGCGATGTCGCTGTACCGGCACGTCGCGAACAAGGACGAACTGCTCGCCGCGATGACCGACGAGGTGGCGCGGCGCAATCCCTACCCGTCGGCGGAGGGTCAGCACTGGACCTGGCGCGACCGGGTCCGCATCGCCGCCGAGATCGATTGGGCGCTCTACCAGCAACATCCGTGGGTGCTCCTCACCTTCGCCACGCCGCGCTACAGCTTCGGCCCGCAGAGTCTGGCCTGCCTCGCCTGGATGGTCGAGGGGTTTTCCGAGCTGAATGTCTCCACGCGCGAGGCGACGACCATGGCGTTCACCGTGTGGAACCACATCTCCGGCGCGACGCTGCCGCACATCAGCGCCGCGTTGATGGCACGCAAGGGGATGAACCCGGAGGGTGACAACGGACTGCGCACGATGCTGAAAGGAAGATCACAATTCCCGGTGCCGCCCGCGCTCGCCGATCTGGAAGGCAGCGGGATCAACGACCTGTCGCAGGAAGACCTGCTCTACGCGGGCTTGGCCGCGCTCTGCGACGGGTTCGAGGCCAGGGCGCAGCAGAAGGCCGACTTGACCTGA
- a CDS encoding TetR/AcrR family transcriptional regulator produces MSTVKQAGGRPRESRVDHALAEAVRALLSEHGYASLTVDAVAARAGVSKAAIYRRYATKEEMTFAVLVHDLREEPPADTGSLRGDLTALAARIGDQIGRSAADVMTGLLADVRADAALGARFAATYLAVERSVIATLLDRAVTRGELPERPDSPVVHALLLGPLFTWPIVLGEDPDRIPKLAPVVARIVADALIAGALPPAAQDGLSGGS; encoded by the coding sequence ATGTCGACCGTCAAACAAGCCGGAGGACGTCCCCGCGAGAGTCGGGTGGATCACGCGCTCGCCGAGGCAGTCCGGGCGCTGCTGTCCGAGCACGGCTACGCGTCGCTCACCGTCGACGCCGTCGCCGCCCGCGCCGGAGTGAGCAAGGCGGCCATCTATCGGCGGTACGCGACCAAAGAGGAGATGACGTTCGCGGTGCTGGTCCACGATCTCCGCGAAGAACCGCCCGCGGACACCGGATCGTTGCGGGGTGACCTCACCGCGCTCGCCGCACGGATCGGCGACCAGATCGGCCGGTCCGCCGCCGACGTGATGACCGGGCTGCTCGCCGACGTCCGTGCCGACGCGGCGCTCGGTGCCCGCTTCGCCGCGACCTACCTCGCCGTCGAACGCTCCGTCATCGCCACCCTGCTGGATCGCGCCGTGACTCGTGGCGAACTGCCGGAGCGCCCGGACTCCCCGGTTGTGCACGCGCTGCTTCTGGGGCCGCTGTTCACCTGGCCGATCGTGCTCGGCGAGGATCCTGATCGCATACCGAAGCTCGCCCCCGTGGTTGCCCGGATCGTCGCCGACGCGCTGATCGCAGGCGCTCTGCCACCCGCCGCCCAGGACGGACTGTCGGGCGGCTCCTGA
- a CDS encoding zinc-binding dehydrogenase translates to MHAIRLHAFGPAENLRYETLPDPTPGPGQVRITVAASGVHLIDTALRKGLPGPYPVPELPTVPGREVAGTIDAVGADVDSDWVGKQVVAHLGMAPGGYAELAVTEVARLHEIPANLEPAEAVAMIGTGRTTMGILQFTELGPDSVAIVTAAAGGIGTLLVQFAKNAGATVIGLAGGPAKVALVQRNGADLAVDYLLPDWPDQVREFLGDRAATVLFDSVGGETARATLDLLGKGAQHLVFGASGQSPKDAAALTFSAEELADRGITSEFVLGPPMLQRAGGDIRVLESRSLAEAAAGRLRPAVQRFPLAEAATAHRALETRATIGKVVLIPE, encoded by the coding sequence GTGCACGCGATTCGCCTTCATGCCTTCGGCCCGGCCGAAAACCTGCGCTACGAAACCCTGCCCGACCCGACGCCGGGGCCGGGCCAGGTGCGAATCACCGTGGCGGCCTCCGGCGTTCACCTCATCGACACCGCGCTCCGCAAGGGACTGCCAGGGCCGTACCCGGTTCCCGAGCTGCCCACCGTGCCGGGTCGTGAGGTCGCCGGAACCATCGACGCGGTCGGTGCCGACGTCGATTCCGACTGGGTCGGCAAGCAGGTGGTGGCCCATCTCGGCATGGCGCCGGGCGGCTATGCCGAGCTGGCCGTGACCGAAGTTGCTCGGCTGCACGAGATTCCGGCGAATCTCGAACCGGCCGAAGCGGTGGCGATGATCGGCACCGGCCGCACCACCATGGGCATCTTGCAGTTCACCGAGCTCGGCCCGGACAGCGTCGCGATCGTGACGGCCGCGGCGGGCGGAATCGGCACGCTACTGGTGCAATTCGCGAAGAACGCGGGCGCGACCGTGATCGGGCTCGCCGGTGGCCCCGCGAAAGTCGCACTCGTGCAACGCAATGGCGCCGACCTGGCCGTCGACTACCTACTCCCGGACTGGCCCGATCAGGTCCGCGAATTCCTCGGCGACCGCGCCGCCACTGTCCTGTTCGACTCGGTAGGCGGCGAAACAGCCCGCGCCACCCTCGATCTACTAGGAAAGGGCGCACAGCACCTGGTCTTCGGCGCATCCGGCCAGAGTCCGAAAGACGCGGCCGCCCTGACCTTCTCCGCTGAGGAGCTGGCCGACCGCGGCATCACCTCAGAATTCGTCCTCGGCCCACCCATGCTCCAGCGCGCGGGCGGCGACATCCGCGTCCTCGAAAGCCGCTCGCTCGCCGAGGCCGCCGCCGGTCGGCTCCGCCCCGCGGTACAACGCTTCCCGCTGGCCGAAGCCGCCACCGCCCACCGGGCCCTGGAGACCCGCGCCACCATCGGCAAGGTCGTCCTGATTCCGGAATGA